The sequence GGAGAGCAATGCGACGACGGCAATGACATCAACACCGATTCTTGCAAGAATGACTGCACCTTTAACGTGTGTGGTGACGGTATCGTGGGGCCTGGTGAAGAATGCGATGACGGAAATAAAGATGACCACGACACCTGCAGGAATGATTGCAAATTGAATGTTTGCGGGGATGGTTCCATTTTGACGGGTCGTGAACTTTGTGACGATGGAAACACCATCAATCACGATGGTTGCAGCGCAGATTGCCTGACCTGTACCAACATTCTCTGCGGTGACGGTATTCCAGAAGGGAATGAACAATGCGACGATGGAAACACCGACAACAATGACGCCTGTAAAAATGACTGCACGGACAATGTTTGCGGGGATGGTGTGATCAACGTAGGCGTGGAGCAGTGTGACGATGGAAATACGGTGAATGGCGATGGATGCAGCAGCACCTGTCAGATTGAGACTCCTTCCGCTCCGGTCTGCGGAAACGGGAAAGTTGAGGCAGACGAACAATGCGATGATGGAAATCAGGTGAATACGGATGCCTGCAAAAATGACTGCTCCAATAATGTCTGTGGGGATGGTGTAATCAACACAGGCGTTGAACAGTGTGACGATGGAAACAGGGTGGATGGCGATGGATGCAGCAGCACCTGTCAGCTTGAAGCTCCCGCTCCAGTCTGTGGAAACGGTGTTCTCGAAGCAGGCGAACAATGTGACGATGGAAACCTGGTGAACGGCGATGGATGCAGCAGCACCTGTCAGACAGAACCTCCGCCTCCAGTCTGTGGAAATGGAGTTCTCGAAACAGGCGAGGAATGTGATGACGGAAACCTGGTCAATGGTGATGGATGCAGTGACCAATGCCTGGACGATGGAAACAACGATTGCCCTGCTCCGGGACCGATTGGAGCATGCGACCCGGATCACAAATCGTTTGTCTGCCATATCCCTTCGGGAGATCTGCAGAATGCCCATACCATCTGTGTGGACAACCATGCCGTCGCTGCTTACATCAGTAATGGTGACACTTTAGGTGAATGCATTGCGGAGTGTAATGCCCCAACGGCAGATCTGTCTAACGAAACTTCCAGTGGGACATCCGGGGACAGCTCGGGTAGCACAAGTCAGTTTTCCATGACTGGCTCTGGAAGTGCTCCTGTGGCGGGTGGAGCTTGTTCCTTGATGACAGGTGGAGGATCTACAGACTTGAATCTTTTGGGTCTTAGTCTTACTCCATTTGCGCTAGCAGTAGTGAATCTGTGGTATAGAGCTCGTCGTAGGAGCAGCTATAGGAGGGATGTTTAATCAAGAGAGTCCCCCTCCCTCTCACCTCACCCCCCACACCTTACAAGTGTGGGGGGTTTTTACTCCTGCCATGAAGTGGACTAGGTAAATCCTCCACCCTAAGCAAGTCCGAAATCTCCGAAATCACAGGGAAAGGCCCTACAAAAAAACAAGGTGCTTTAAACGCTTGATTTGCGCTATTAGACGACTATGAAGAAATACATTCTCACTTTAGTAATCCTGCTTTGCACTTATCCATCTTATTCCCTGCATGCTTTTACTTCCACGGAAGGAGGCTTTAGTATCAAGATGCCAGGCGACCCCACGCTTCAAAAAGTGGATCACAAAAGCGTGGTAGGGAAGGTAAAAGAAAATACTTACACTCTTAAAACAGCTACAGAAGAATGGAGCGTCAGCTATACTCCACTCCCTAAAATCGCCCTCTCCCTAGAAAGCAATAAGGCCCTGCTCAATAAAGCAAAGGAAGGCTTCCTTAAAGACACGGGCGCTCAAGTTATCCGCTTTGAAAAGATTAAATTCCAAGGGAAAGAAGCAAGGGATCTCACTTTTCAAATCCCTGCCCAAGACGACGAAAGCGCCAGGGTGGGAAAGGCACGCTTTATGCTTTCGGATGGAAAGATTTATGTCCTTGTAGGAAGCAGTAGCAAAAAAGTAGAGATGGCAGCGGATCTCATCGAAAAGTATTTAGATTCCTTTCAATTTCTTGCTCAATAAAATTAAAAAGGCAGCTTTAAATGAAAACCCTTTCTTTTGATGCCCACAGTCTTAAAAAAGTTCCCATCCTAAAAGGCCTCCACGATAGCGATTACACGCGCATTTTTTCTTTGGGAAAAATCAAACACTTTCAAAAAAATATTAGCCTCTTCAATCAAGGCGATGAAGCCGCCGCGGTTCTCATCATCCTGGAAGGAAAAATCAAAATTTCACAAATTGGTGAAGATGGAAACCAGGTGCTCTTAAGAGTCTTAGGCCCGGGGCAACTGCTGGCGGGAGTGGCTGTGCTCGAAAATGGGACTTACCCTGCTACTGGCAACACGCTTGAAAAAACCACGCTCTTTTGTTTGGACAAAACAGCCTTGCTGCTCTTGATGTCTCAGTACCCCCCAATAGCATTAAGCATAATTCAACTGCTTTTGAAGAGGATTGAAGAACTACAAAAACGCTTTCGCGAAATTGCAACCGAGAGGGTGGAAATTCGAATCGCAAGAACCCTGCTACACTTTGCCTCTCAGCATGGAATCAAAAAGCCCGAAGGAATTCTCATCGATTTTCCCCTCACCCGACAAGATCTGGCGGAGTTTACAGGCACCACTCTTTTTTCTGTAAGCCGACTGCTCAAAACCTGGGAGAGAGAAGAAATTTTGGAAAGCGGTCGAAAAAAAGTCACGCTGCTTCAAGTTGAAAAATTAAAATCAATTTTAAAAGAAGACTGAGTTTCTTGCTTTCGCGCAAAGAACAATCTCTGCAGTTTTGCTACATCTTGCTAAACAACGAGGAGATTCTATGAAACCACAAAACTGCCCCCTACACACCGCCGCCCATCACATTTCCGGTTTTTTCATCGAACCTTATCGTCCTTTTTTTGCCCTGGGTGTCATTTATAATGTGGTCGTGATGGGACTGTGGTTCACCTGGCTGCATGGCCTTGAAATGCAGAGAATTTATCTCCCCTTTCAGATCTCTCCGCTACAAGCTCATTTTCACTGGATGATCTTTGGTTTTTCCAGTTTCTATATCTTCGGTTTTCTTCTGACGGCCTTTCCAAAATGGGTGGCTGCACCACAAACCAAAGGTCCACATAATATTTTTTTGGCCTTGATGCTTTTTTTATCCCAGGTCTTGATCTTGCTGGGCAGTCTTTTTTCAGCCTTGCTGCTTAAATTTGCCTTGTTGCTTGAACTTTTTTTAATGCTCAATCTCTTGCGGATACTCCTCAAGTCTTATCTTTCCTGCACCCAGAAAAAACTTTTTGATCAGAGTTCTATGGTACTCCTTGCCTTGGGCTTTGGCATCCTTGCTCAAATTTTATTTCAGTTCAGCATTTGGAAAAGTTTTGTGCCTTATTATGGGCTAAGTCTTTACCTGGCTCAATATCCTTACCTGCTCTTCTTGATGATGGGCATTTCTTATCGTATTCTGGCTTTTTTTACGTCTACGCTTCCGCCCACAACAGAAGTGCAAAGAGGCCCCTTTACTCTACCTCTCGCCTTGGCCTTGATCTTTTTGTTGGGCCTCTTCAAATTTATTCCTTCCTTAAGCAGCCTCCCTTACGTGCAAGGATCACTGCTTATTATTTTAGGACTGCTGTGGTTAAAAGAGTTGCAGTACTGGAAGTGGAAAAAATCTTTTTCCAACTTTCTACTTTTCTCTCATTATCTGGCTTTTTTTTGGACGATATTATTCTTGGGGATCCTGGGCGTTCAAGCAATATTCCCTCATTCTTTCTTTCAAGATCGGAGCCTCTCTCTAGCCCTTCAGCACCTGTTTTTTCTAGGAGGGATTTCCACCTTGCTTTTGGGAATCAGCACCCGCGTGACACGCGGGCATGGAGGGCTTGGATTTGCCTTAGGGAAAATAGATTATACCGTCTTTGGCCTGCTCCAAGGGGCGGTGCTGCTTCGAGTGTTCTTCCCCTTCCTTGAAATAAAATTCTCCCTATTGAAAGGACAGTCTTTTCATTCTGCTTTTCTTTGGTGGCTGGCTTTTTTGTTGTGGGGGATACGTTATCTGCCGGTTTTATCGAGAAACCCTGGGAAATGAAGAACAATTAAGAAAGAAGTTCCATTTTGGGTAGAAAGAGAAATTCGGCATCACTCAAGATCTGGGCATGGCAGGCATAAGAAGATTCTTCTAAAAAAGACTTTAGACACACAAGCTTGGTCTTCTGAAAATTCCATAGATGCTTCTCCTCACAAGACTTTCCTTGATGAGTAAATCGAATCTCGCCTTTGAGCAAAACGAAAAGCCCACAGGGCTGATGCCCT is a genomic window of Deltaproteobacteria bacterium containing:
- a CDS encoding DUF4215 domain-containing protein, with amino-acid sequence MDIGEQCDDGNTNNNDACKNDCTLNVCGDGVVGPGEQCDDGNRNNDDGCDNNCRACPRCGNGVLEPGEQCDDGNDINTDSCKNDCTFNVCGDGIVGPGEECDDGNKDDHDTCRNDCKLNVCGDGSILTGRELCDDGNTINHDGCSADCLTCTNILCGDGIPEGNEQCDDGNTDNNDACKNDCTDNVCGDGVINVGVEQCDDGNTVNGDGCSSTCQIETPSAPVCGNGKVEADEQCDDGNQVNTDACKNDCSNNVCGDGVINTGVEQCDDGNRVDGDGCSSTCQLEAPAPVCGNGVLEAGEQCDDGNLVNGDGCSSTCQTEPPPPVCGNGVLETGEECDDGNLVNGDGCSDQCLDDGNNDCPAPGPIGACDPDHKSFVCHIPSGDLQNAHTICVDNHAVAAYISNGDTLGECIAECNAPTADLSNETSSGTSGDSSGSTSQFSMTGSGSAPVAGGACSLMTGGGSTDLNLLGLSLTPFALAVVNLWYRARRRSSYRRDV
- a CDS encoding Crp/Fnr family transcriptional regulator; this encodes MKTLSFDAHSLKKVPILKGLHDSDYTRIFSLGKIKHFQKNISLFNQGDEAAAVLIILEGKIKISQIGEDGNQVLLRVLGPGQLLAGVAVLENGTYPATGNTLEKTTLFCLDKTALLLLMSQYPPIALSIIQLLLKRIEELQKRFREIATERVEIRIARTLLHFASQHGIKKPEGILIDFPLTRQDLAEFTGTTLFSVSRLLKTWEREEILESGRKKVTLLQVEKLKSILKED
- a CDS encoding NnrS family protein; translation: MKPQNCPLHTAAHHISGFFIEPYRPFFALGVIYNVVVMGLWFTWLHGLEMQRIYLPFQISPLQAHFHWMIFGFSSFYIFGFLLTAFPKWVAAPQTKGPHNIFLALMLFLSQVLILLGSLFSALLLKFALLLELFLMLNLLRILLKSYLSCTQKKLFDQSSMVLLALGFGILAQILFQFSIWKSFVPYYGLSLYLAQYPYLLFLMMGISYRILAFFTSTLPPTTEVQRGPFTLPLALALIFLLGLFKFIPSLSSLPYVQGSLLIILGLLWLKELQYWKWKKSFSNFLLFSHYLAFFWTILFLGILGVQAIFPHSFFQDRSLSLALQHLFFLGGISTLLLGISTRVTRGHGGLGFALGKIDYTVFGLLQGAVLLRVFFPFLEIKFSLLKGQSFHSAFLWWLAFLLWGIRYLPVLSRNPGK
- a CDS encoding cyclic nucleotide-binding domain-containing protein; translated protein: MQTEEKFLLDLEKRWEELGPKAHPISYRKDQVLFYEGHQPCGLFVLLKGEIRFTHQGKSCEEKHLWNFQKTKLVCLKSFLEESSYACHAQILSDAEFLFLPKMELLS